One stretch of Bosea vaviloviae DNA includes these proteins:
- a CDS encoding YcaO-like family protein encodes MPRLFSDGRRRFAIIDGEFSQSLSVSVHEIRAAIEGNAAVVGASSMGALRAAEAWPIGMVGIGWVYGMYRNGEIEADAEVALEFDPRTGVALSVPLVNIRWALKLAKKAGLIGWEEGDLIVRLCRSQHYRELSFDICKDLGGAQLGVDHPLWDFLDKHRASFDRKHSDAKLLIQYIRRSPWTEMPIPSQSPVIFRRDASPPPTAAVFLMSEQETQKSPGIHRQIYPEDFLKIALKDAKALGMSRLADLTGLDPCRIPVVSAVRPFADYRDVTVNGGKGISLTEAKVAALCESIERSCMSVSGRPLMRGTFGELAATGQEVVNPRELILDHRSNWREDQEINWWPMRDLLSDKVVWVPAEAVFYPYDESPFLFGTSSVGLAAGGSPAEATLYALLEVIENDAEAFSSMLREADSIDLKNVSDGECCRLIDALRNAQLNVFAWQIGGQVSVPTVQVAVEDFLRRDAMYLTGGRCSHLSPTVALRGALLEAVFSRLTTISGAREDLAQHAAAIKELDYSIFREYVLSYSPRAHRRSLSIESDLSTQSISEDLDRVVLALSEAGFARVLVCTLAPPSIDTCVVKCVVPGAERLCAGRTRIGLRLIREMKMKIGRSSPQRTN; translated from the coding sequence CCGTTGTGGGGGCGTCCTCGATGGGTGCACTTCGTGCCGCCGAAGCTTGGCCAATAGGTATGGTGGGAATTGGCTGGGTCTATGGGATGTACAGAAACGGCGAGATTGAAGCTGACGCCGAAGTCGCGCTTGAGTTTGACCCCCGAACTGGCGTGGCTCTTTCCGTCCCACTCGTGAACATCCGGTGGGCGCTGAAGCTAGCAAAAAAGGCGGGTCTGATAGGCTGGGAGGAAGGCGATTTGATCGTGCGCCTCTGTAGGTCGCAGCATTACAGAGAACTCAGTTTCGATATTTGTAAGGACCTTGGCGGGGCCCAGCTAGGGGTAGATCATCCTCTTTGGGACTTCCTTGACAAACATAGAGCATCTTTCGACCGAAAGCATTCCGACGCTAAGTTGCTGATTCAGTATATACGCCGCTCTCCGTGGACGGAGATGCCCATACCGTCTCAGTCGCCCGTAATATTTCGGCGTGACGCCAGTCCACCGCCGACCGCTGCTGTGTTCCTTATGTCTGAGCAGGAAACACAAAAATCGCCTGGTATTCACAGGCAGATTTATCCAGAAGATTTCCTAAAAATTGCTTTGAAGGACGCAAAAGCGCTGGGTATGTCGAGGCTAGCTGATCTAACTGGCCTTGATCCCTGTAGGATACCTGTCGTTAGCGCAGTTCGCCCCTTTGCTGACTACCGCGATGTGACAGTAAATGGGGGCAAGGGCATCTCCCTCACCGAAGCGAAGGTTGCTGCATTGTGCGAGTCAATCGAGCGGAGCTGTATGAGCGTGTCTGGACGACCGCTTATGCGCGGAACATTCGGCGAGCTAGCCGCGACAGGTCAGGAGGTCGTTAATCCTAGGGAGTTGATTTTAGATCACAGAAGCAACTGGCGTGAAGACCAGGAGATAAACTGGTGGCCGATGCGCGACCTACTGAGTGACAAAGTCGTTTGGGTCCCAGCGGAAGCGGTATTTTACCCTTACGACGAATCGCCCTTTTTGTTCGGGACGTCCAGTGTTGGCTTGGCAGCCGGAGGGTCTCCGGCTGAGGCCACTCTTTACGCGTTGCTTGAGGTCATCGAGAATGATGCGGAGGCTTTTTCGTCAATGCTCCGAGAAGCCGATTCCATCGATCTCAAAAACGTCTCCGACGGTGAATGCTGTCGGCTGATCGATGCTCTTCGCAACGCGCAACTGAATGTGTTTGCTTGGCAGATTGGGGGCCAAGTTAGTGTGCCAACTGTGCAGGTTGCCGTTGAGGATTTCCTCCGGCGAGATGCGATGTATCTCACTGGAGGGCGCTGCTCTCATTTATCTCCAACCGTTGCGCTGAGGGGAGCGCTTCTGGAGGCAGTGTTTAGCCGGTTGACGACTATCTCAGGAGCGCGCGAAGATCTCGCGCAACACGCCGCCGCAATTAAAGAATTAGACTACTCGATTTTTCGAGAGTATGTCTTATCCTATTCGCCGCGCGCGCATCGTCGCTCATTGTCTATCGAGTCAGATCTTAGTACGCAATCAATTTCGGAAGACCTAGATCGCGTGGTACTTGCATTATCAGAGGCCGGGTTTGCCCGCGTGCTTGTTTGTACCCTCGCCCCTCCAAGCATAGATACCTGTGTGGTGAAGTGCGTAGTCCCAGGTGCTGAACGGCTTTGCGCTGGGCGAACCAGAATCGGCTTGAGACTTATACGAGAGATGAAGATGAAGATCGGTCGCTCCAGTCCGCAGCGTACCAACTAA
- a CDS encoding radical SAM/SPASM domain-containing protein, with product MCPHPQLSAERENRYMQDALLTKILTEISNSASNVELCWMLQNEPLLDKRFQTLVKQASECENITSIHTVTNGSTLSESLLDELMSNNRFYLTISLNSTNRDVYKRIHGRDNYDRLTNTLKGWRGDRRRVCLSAVIQDSPEGALEAKDIKRFSADHGYGIRINPLVNRANFGLATSEIDRIDQNFGHCSLPIDTMSILGSGEVILCCHDWSHETIYGDLNRQTIQEVWNCDNLQKARLKSMQGQIRDLAQCEKCDTPCRAVDRRRYVQRVLGDAGDLAPAGSSGACESFVANGITCEREDGVTFSAAVTGVSTESRQVEIWTTAALNIGEAITIYPSVGQGYDGVGFHDLGLVRMNVEVLRSRDRNELKTYVAVVKRSAPDLDYLSWYAADWSDRSSSSSLV from the coding sequence ATGTGCCCGCATCCTCAGCTATCAGCCGAGCGCGAAAATCGATACATGCAGGATGCGCTTCTAACAAAGATTTTGACCGAAATCTCAAACTCAGCGTCCAACGTAGAGTTATGCTGGATGCTGCAAAATGAACCTCTTTTGGACAAAAGATTTCAGACTTTAGTGAAACAAGCATCAGAATGCGAAAACATTACATCTATTCATACCGTCACAAATGGAAGCACCTTGAGCGAATCTCTACTCGATGAACTCATGTCTAACAACCGATTTTATTTGACAATTTCCCTTAATTCAACTAATCGCGATGTTTACAAAAGAATACACGGTCGCGACAACTATGATAGACTCACGAATACGCTTAAAGGTTGGCGAGGAGATCGAAGGCGAGTTTGCCTCTCTGCTGTGATCCAAGATTCGCCGGAGGGTGCGCTCGAAGCAAAGGATATCAAGCGGTTCAGCGCAGATCACGGATACGGCATTCGGATCAATCCGCTCGTGAACCGTGCGAATTTTGGGTTGGCCACCTCAGAAATCGATCGTATCGATCAAAATTTCGGACATTGTTCTCTTCCTATAGATACGATGTCAATCCTGGGTTCAGGCGAAGTGATTCTATGCTGTCACGATTGGTCTCATGAGACAATCTATGGTGATCTCAACCGTCAAACAATCCAAGAGGTTTGGAACTGTGACAATTTACAAAAAGCGCGCCTCAAAAGTATGCAGGGACAAATACGCGACTTAGCGCAGTGCGAGAAATGTGACACGCCTTGCAGAGCAGTGGACCGACGCCGATACGTTCAGCGCGTCCTCGGAGATGCGGGGGACCTTGCTCCGGCAGGAAGCAGCGGAGCGTGCGAGAGTTTTGTCGCCAATGGGATCACGTGCGAACGCGAGGATGGCGTCACTTTCTCCGCGGCCGTAACGGGTGTGTCAACAGAAAGCCGGCAGGTCGAAATTTGGACTACGGCCGCCTTAAACATCGGCGAAGCTATCACTATCTACCCCTCGGTTGGGCAGGGATACGACGGGGTTGGCTTCCACGACCTCGGACTGGTGCGCATGAACGTCGAGGTCCTCCGCTCTCGGGATCGCAACGAACTCAAGACCTACGTCGCCGTGGTGAAGCGTAGTGCGCCCGATCTTGACTATCTTAGTTGGTACGCTGCGGACTGGAGCGACCGATCTTCATCTTCATCTCTCGTATAA